In Amycolatopsis endophytica, the following are encoded in one genomic region:
- a CDS encoding SGNH/GDSL hydrolase family protein: MGKKVLIGVVVTALVGAATAGVVYWRGDRGESAAPPKPPGSVIGPGTGRYVALGDSYTSSPKTGARAGLPAGCARSDNNYPHLVAAKIRPASFADVSCGGATTEHLTEPQTTPDGVNPPQLDAVTPDTTLVTLGMGGNDIGLVGLARDCLTTNKAVSLCKPRLTAGGRDELATRIADTAPKIREALTAIHERAPRAQVVVVGYPTALPDGTGCWPFLPIGPDDVAYLRTSLAKLNTMLATEARQNSAGYADTATPSKGKDMCAKARVKWVEDVVPSSPAMELHPNAVGERGMADVVLDLVD; the protein is encoded by the coding sequence GTGGGGAAGAAGGTGCTGATCGGGGTCGTGGTGACCGCGCTCGTGGGCGCGGCGACCGCGGGTGTCGTGTACTGGCGCGGCGATCGCGGGGAGTCGGCCGCGCCACCGAAGCCGCCGGGTTCGGTGATCGGCCCCGGCACCGGCCGCTACGTCGCCCTGGGCGATTCGTACACGTCGTCGCCGAAGACCGGTGCCCGGGCGGGCCTGCCGGCCGGATGTGCCCGTTCGGACAACAACTACCCGCACCTGGTCGCCGCCAAGATCCGCCCCGCCTCGTTCGCCGACGTCAGCTGCGGCGGCGCGACGACCGAGCACCTGACCGAGCCGCAGACCACGCCCGACGGTGTCAACCCGCCCCAGCTGGACGCGGTCACCCCGGACACCACGCTGGTGACACTCGGCATGGGCGGCAACGACATCGGCCTGGTCGGCCTGGCACGGGACTGCCTCACCACGAACAAGGCCGTGTCCCTGTGCAAACCCCGCCTGACCGCAGGCGGCCGCGATGAGCTGGCGACCCGGATCGCCGACACGGCCCCGAAAATCCGCGAGGCGCTCACGGCGATCCACGAACGCGCCCCGCGCGCGCAGGTGGTCGTGGTCGGCTACCCGACGGCCCTCCCGGACGGCACGGGTTGCTGGCCGTTCCTCCCGATCGGCCCGGACGACGTCGCCTACCTGCGCACCTCACTGGCGAAGCTGAACACGATGCTGGCCACCGAGGCCAGACAGAACTCGGCCGGGTACGCCGACACCGCGACGCCCAGCAAGGGCAAGGACATGTGCGCCAAGGCGAGGGTGAAATGGGTCGAAGACGTGGTCCCGTCCTCCCCGGCGATGGAGCTGCACCCGAACGCGGTCGGCGAACGCGGAATGGCCGACGTGGTCCTGGACCTGGTCGACTAG
- a CDS encoding type II toxin-antitoxin system PemK/MazF family toxin produces MRPIHTARLDKVRPVLVLTRELIRPHLTRVTIAPITSTIRGLSTEVRVGKLNGLDHDSVVSCDNIQTIRKTSLGKQIGRLLPEQEHELTEAIRLAFDLD; encoded by the coding sequence ATGCGCCCCATCCACACGGCCCGGCTCGACAAGGTCCGGCCGGTGCTGGTGCTGACCCGCGAACTGATCCGCCCGCACCTGACCCGCGTGACGATCGCCCCCATCACGAGCACCATCCGCGGCCTGTCGACCGAGGTGCGGGTCGGCAAGCTCAACGGACTCGACCACGACAGCGTCGTCAGCTGCGACAACATCCAGACCATCCGGAAGACCTCGCTGGGCAAGCAGATCGGCCGATTGCTGCCGGAGCAGGAACACGAGCTGACCGAAGCGATCCGGTTGGCCTTCGACCTGGACTGA
- a CDS encoding ribbon-helix-helix domain-containing protein — translation MTKQIAVRLPDELVSFIDHVVEEGKATSRADLVFRALERERRRFIAERDIALLTGGVPDDLDGIDEHAAPLDDLD, via the coding sequence ATGACCAAGCAGATCGCCGTTCGTCTGCCGGACGAGCTGGTGTCGTTCATCGACCACGTGGTGGAGGAAGGCAAGGCCACGAGCCGTGCCGACCTGGTCTTCCGCGCGCTGGAACGGGAGCGCAGGCGATTCATCGCCGAGCGCGACATCGCACTGCTGACCGGCGGCGTGCCCGACGATCTGGACGGGATCGACGAGCACGCCGCCCCACTGGACGACCTGGACTGA
- a CDS encoding MaoC family dehydratase codes for MAYEKGTELPPLQVHVTRDQLVRYAGASLDFNPIHWNERFAKEVGLPDVIAHGMLTMALGGRLVTDWLGDPGKLVDYSVRFTRPVVVAPEGADVEFTAKVAEVREDGSARVDITAKFEGKTVLGKAQAVVR; via the coding sequence ATGGCGTACGAAAAGGGCACGGAGCTGCCACCGCTGCAGGTGCACGTCACGCGTGACCAGCTGGTCCGGTACGCCGGGGCTTCGCTGGACTTCAACCCGATCCACTGGAACGAGCGGTTCGCGAAGGAGGTCGGGCTCCCGGACGTGATCGCGCACGGGATGCTGACGATGGCGCTCGGCGGACGGCTCGTCACGGACTGGCTCGGCGACCCCGGCAAGCTGGTCGACTACAGCGTCCGGTTCACCCGCCCCGTCGTGGTCGCGCCCGAGGGGGCGGACGTCGAGTTCACCGCGAAGGTCGCCGAGGTCCGCGAGGACGGCAGCGCACGGGTCGACATCACCGCGAAGTTCGAGGGCAAGACCGTGCTCGGGAAGGCGCAGGCCGTCGTCCGCTGA
- a CDS encoding MaoC family dehydratase N-terminal domain-containing protein — translation MPLDPSFTGRTYPPDSTYEVGREKIREFALAIGDASPVHVDPEAARAAGYPDVIAPPTFLTIINLEAINTIVADPELGLDYGRMVHGDQSFSHVRPVHAGDVLSITTTVEDIKSRAGNDFLTVRAEVTDAAGELVCTTRAQLVVRGEDA, via the coding sequence GTGCCTTTGGACCCCTCGTTCACCGGGCGGACGTACCCGCCGGACTCAACGTATGAAGTCGGTCGCGAGAAGATCCGGGAGTTCGCCCTGGCGATCGGCGACGCCAGCCCGGTCCACGTCGACCCGGAGGCGGCCCGCGCGGCCGGCTATCCGGACGTCATCGCCCCGCCGACGTTCCTCACGATCATCAACCTGGAGGCGATCAACACGATCGTCGCCGATCCCGAGCTGGGCCTGGACTACGGCCGGATGGTGCACGGCGACCAGAGCTTCAGCCATGTCCGGCCGGTGCACGCCGGCGATGTCCTGAGCATCACCACGACGGTCGAGGACATCAAGTCCCGCGCCGGCAACGACTTCCTGACCGTGCGCGCCGAGGTCACCGACGCCGCCGGAGAGCTGGTGTGCACGACACGGGCGCAGCTCGTCGTGCGGGGGGAGGATGCCTGA
- a CDS encoding MmyB family transcriptional regulator, whose product MVLRLTVALDVPLRERNTLLLAAGYAPAYRERDLDDEEMSAIRVALDTILTNHEPYPAVVVDRRWNVVTGNRGMALLMDGIAPELLAPRPNVFRLALHPAGLAARLVNLHEVRELFLDRLLRQVRITGDAELRSLHEEVSRYPVPGGPERPVTRRSPIEVPLRIRAPGGELALFSTMATFGAPADVTLSELAIELFYPLDEATGRALSALAG is encoded by the coding sequence ATGGTGCTGCGGCTTACCGTGGCGCTCGATGTTCCGTTGCGCGAGCGGAACACGCTGCTGCTCGCCGCCGGGTACGCGCCGGCGTACCGCGAGCGCGACCTCGACGACGAGGAGATGTCGGCGATCCGCGTCGCGCTCGACACGATCCTGACGAACCACGAGCCCTACCCGGCGGTCGTGGTGGACCGCCGCTGGAACGTGGTGACCGGTAACCGCGGCATGGCCCTCCTGATGGACGGCATCGCGCCGGAGCTGCTGGCGCCGCGGCCGAACGTGTTCCGGCTGGCCCTGCACCCCGCTGGCCTCGCGGCCCGGCTGGTCAACCTGCACGAGGTGCGGGAGCTGTTCCTCGACCGGCTGCTGCGGCAGGTGCGGATCACCGGCGACGCGGAACTGCGGTCCCTCCACGAGGAGGTCAGCCGCTACCCCGTGCCCGGCGGTCCGGAGCGCCCGGTCACGCGCCGGAGTCCGATCGAGGTGCCGCTGCGGATCCGCGCGCCGGGCGGCGAGCTGGCCTTGTTCAGCACCATGGCGACGTTCGGCGCACCGGCCGACGTGACGCTGTCCGAGCTGGCGATCGAGCTCTTCTACCCGCTCGACGAGGCGACCGGACGGGCTCTGTCCGCGCTCGCGGGATAG
- the rpmG gene encoding 50S ribosomal protein L33 — protein sequence MAATDVRPKITLACEVCKHRNYITKKNRRNDPDRLEMKKFCANCGTHRVHKETR from the coding sequence GTGGCTGCCACCGACGTGCGACCGAAGATCACGCTGGCGTGCGAGGTCTGCAAGCACCGCAACTACATCACCAAGAAGAACCGGCGTAACGACCCGGATCGCCTGGAGATGAAGAAGTTCTGCGCGAACTGCGGTACGCACCGGGTTCACAAGGAAACCCGCTGA
- a CDS encoding putative bifunctional diguanylate cyclase/phosphodiesterase: MPDSDGRPEAPIPAAATGAGGAEAQADERRFRVYTLTVFSVGVLTAAAVSLWMPFHGSAKLWWIGPVLALSFLLAEQLGINVDVRSGISWTISFTEIPLVIGFFVAPFEVVLAAHLVAGISTLVVRRVSGRVLYNAGAFLLEITSAFAVAGLVEKIMGSSEMTWPAALAGTLTAPLASTLLALAAVRVLRRRMRIGTALRLTGRILVVGFVNASVGLSGYLVIAGTANAWPLVLAVFAGLSALYWAYSDLLREQRDMEALSDVSLMVARSGQQAAARPASGADDLAAGVNASEWETIAERIKDQLSAGRVVLRLRLEPTADMRAVVAGEPMPPAELPADDPMLRLPGSHVRHFRITEANSDIAAGLLGRGAQEALVVPLRSANQLLGVVEAHDRLSRWRGFGKYDVQLLGTMASHLATALDNRRLLATLRHDAYHDPLTGLLNRPGFRQVAREPLAEHSASEDAAVLRIDLDVFSAVSDALGYAWADRMVIAAGRRLRDALGPDVPLARLEGASFAALLTGVREEDVHEAAARLRAQLSVPYPVDRLTVEANAMVGYACTAGDDTLDPGDVDALLQRADVAVRATRGGEEVRGYVPSMGQIFLRRFQMVTQFRQAIEEGQVSVHYQPKVSLPSKQVLGVEALVRWQHPEFGRLDPDEFVPAVEAAGLVGVLTGFVLEQSLIRVRKWMDEGLRISVAVNLSVRNLADEDFPAKVVEALRRFDVPPELLTFELTESGVMADPAKALPILRELHSHGIVLAVDDFGTGYSSLAYLRQLPVDEVKIDKSFVLGMGTDLGDLAVVRSIVELGHSLGLAVVAEGVEEDVARDQLEAMGCDVAQGYLISRPLAEDRLEAWLQARTARSVGRKMETVLTLLT; this comes from the coding sequence ATGCCGGACTCCGATGGCAGGCCCGAGGCCCCCATCCCGGCGGCAGCCACCGGCGCTGGTGGTGCCGAGGCTCAGGCGGACGAGCGCCGCTTCCGGGTCTACACGCTGACGGTGTTCTCCGTCGGCGTGCTCACCGCCGCCGCCGTCTCGCTGTGGATGCCCTTCCACGGCTCGGCGAAGCTCTGGTGGATCGGCCCGGTGCTGGCCCTGTCCTTCCTGCTCGCCGAACAGCTCGGCATCAACGTCGACGTCCGCTCCGGCATCTCCTGGACCATCTCCTTCACCGAGATCCCGCTGGTCATCGGCTTCTTCGTGGCGCCGTTCGAGGTCGTGCTCGCCGCGCACCTGGTGGCCGGGATCAGCACGCTCGTCGTCCGCCGGGTCTCCGGCCGCGTCCTCTACAACGCGGGCGCCTTCCTGCTGGAGATCACCAGCGCGTTCGCGGTCGCCGGACTGGTCGAGAAGATCATGGGCTCGTCCGAGATGACCTGGCCCGCCGCGCTCGCCGGCACCCTGACCGCGCCGCTGGCCAGCACGCTGCTGGCGCTGGCCGCCGTCCGGGTGCTGCGCCGCCGCATGCGGATCGGCACCGCGCTCCGGCTCACCGGCCGCATCCTCGTCGTCGGGTTCGTCAACGCCTCCGTCGGTCTGAGCGGCTACCTCGTGATCGCCGGGACAGCCAACGCCTGGCCGCTCGTGCTCGCCGTGTTCGCCGGGCTGTCCGCGCTCTACTGGGCCTACTCCGACCTGTTGCGCGAGCAGCGGGACATGGAGGCGCTGTCCGACGTCAGCCTGATGGTCGCCCGCTCCGGGCAGCAGGCCGCGGCCCGCCCGGCCAGCGGCGCCGACGACCTCGCGGCCGGCGTCAACGCCAGCGAGTGGGAAACCATCGCCGAGCGCATCAAGGACCAGCTCTCCGCGGGGCGGGTCGTGCTGCGGCTGCGGCTCGAACCGACCGCGGACATGCGGGCGGTCGTCGCGGGCGAGCCGATGCCACCGGCCGAACTGCCCGCCGACGACCCGATGCTGCGGCTGCCCGGCTCGCACGTCCGGCACTTCCGGATCACCGAGGCCAACAGCGACATCGCCGCCGGACTGCTCGGCCGCGGCGCGCAGGAGGCGCTGGTCGTCCCGCTGCGCAGCGCGAACCAGCTGCTCGGCGTGGTCGAGGCGCACGACCGGCTGTCCCGGTGGCGTGGCTTCGGCAAGTACGACGTGCAGCTGCTCGGCACCATGGCGAGTCACCTGGCGACCGCACTGGACAACCGCCGCCTGCTCGCCACCCTGCGCCACGACGCCTACCACGATCCGCTGACCGGCCTGCTCAACCGGCCCGGTTTCCGCCAGGTCGCACGCGAACCGCTGGCCGAGCACAGCGCCTCCGAGGACGCGGCGGTCCTGCGCATCGACCTCGACGTCTTCTCCGCGGTCAGCGACGCGCTCGGATACGCGTGGGCGGACCGCATGGTGATCGCCGCCGGACGCCGCCTCCGCGACGCGCTCGGCCCCGACGTCCCGCTCGCCCGCCTGGAGGGCGCGTCCTTCGCCGCTCTGCTCACGGGCGTGCGCGAGGAGGACGTGCACGAGGCGGCGGCGCGGCTGCGTGCCCAGCTGTCCGTGCCCTACCCCGTCGACCGTCTGACGGTCGAGGCGAACGCGATGGTCGGTTACGCCTGCACCGCCGGTGACGACACCCTCGACCCCGGGGACGTGGACGCGCTCCTGCAGCGCGCCGACGTCGCCGTGCGCGCCACCCGCGGCGGCGAGGAGGTCCGCGGGTACGTGCCCAGCATGGGCCAGATCTTCCTGCGCCGGTTCCAGATGGTCACGCAGTTCCGGCAGGCCATCGAGGAGGGTCAGGTCAGCGTCCACTACCAGCCGAAGGTCTCGCTGCCCAGCAAGCAGGTCCTCGGCGTGGAAGCGCTGGTGCGCTGGCAGCACCCGGAGTTCGGGCGGCTCGACCCGGACGAGTTCGTGCCCGCCGTCGAGGCCGCGGGCCTGGTCGGCGTGCTGACCGGGTTCGTGCTGGAGCAGTCGCTGATCCGGGTCCGCAAGTGGATGGACGAGGGCCTGCGAATCTCGGTGGCGGTCAACCTGTCCGTGCGGAACCTGGCCGACGAGGACTTCCCGGCCAAGGTGGTGGAGGCGTTGCGCCGGTTCGACGTGCCGCCCGAGCTGCTCACGTTCGAGCTGACCGAGTCCGGCGTGATGGCCGATCCGGCGAAGGCGCTGCCGATCCTGCGGGAGCTGCACAGCCACGGGATCGTGCTGGCGGTCGACGACTTCGGCACCGGCTACTCGTCGCTGGCCTACCTGCGGCAGCTGCCGGTGGACGAGGTCAAGATCGACAAGAGCTTCGTCCTCGGCATGGGCACCGACCTCGGCGACCTCGCCGTGGTCCGGTCCATCGTCGAGCTGGGCCACTCGCTGGGCCTGGCGGTCGTCGCGGAGGGCGTCGAGGAGGACGTCGCACGCGACCAGCTGGAGGCGATGGGCTGCGACGTGGCCCAGGGCTACCTGATCTCGCGCCCGCTGGCCGAGGACCGCCTGGAGGCGTGGCTGCAGGCGCGCACGGCCAGGTCGGTCGGGCGCAAGATGGAGACGGTCCTGACGTTGCTCACGTGA
- the lon gene encoding endopeptidase La encodes MTDTRLLPVLPLDDDVVLPGMIVPLELDDAETRAAVDSAQAKAPSTSFPGIRSVPAAQTEVLIVPRVHGEYAELGTVATIERVGRVPGGKAAVLLRATRRARIGDNGDGPGAARWVHTEPVAEIVGEQAGTLAAEYKTVVISILQQRGGWQMIDAVQQIEDPSAIADLAGNSPFLSTGQKLELLRTLDVAARLEKALEWSREHLAEVEVTDTIRKDVAEGMEKQQKEFLLRRQLEAIRKELGELDGTADSDDYRARVEKADLPEHVRTAALAEVEKLERTSEQSPEGGWIRTWLDTVLELPWNNRTTDVHDIAAARAVLDADHAGLDDVKERIIEYLAVRARRAEAGQGQVGGTHGVETGRSSVEGGGGRRAGAVLALVGPPGVGKTSLGESVAKAMGREFVRVALGGIRDEAEIRGHRRTYVGALPGRIVRAVKEAGSMNPVVLLDEVDKVGADYRGDPTAALLEVLDPEQNHTFRDHYLEVELDLSDVVFLATANALETIPGPLLDRMELVTLDGYTEHEKVVIGRDHLLPRELERAGLGRDDVRLTDAALSRIAAEYTREAGVRDVNRTIAKVLRKIATRVALDEAALPLTVDAADLETYLGRPRHLPESALPASTQRTATPGVATGLAVTGAGGDVLYIEASLADAESGGSGLTVTGQLGDVMKESVQIALSYLRSRGAELELPVGDLKDRGVHVHVPAGAVPKDGPSAGITMTTALASLLSGRVVRADVAMTGEVSLTGRVLPIGGVKQKLLAAHRAGMKTVIIPQRNEPDLDDVPADVLAQLDVHPVSNVREVLDLALAPATTPVAQAA; translated from the coding sequence ATGACCGACACCAGGCTCCTCCCCGTACTGCCTCTCGACGACGACGTCGTGCTGCCCGGCATGATCGTCCCGCTGGAGCTGGACGACGCCGAGACCCGTGCCGCGGTCGATTCCGCGCAGGCCAAAGCGCCGAGCACGTCGTTCCCGGGCATCCGCTCAGTTCCGGCCGCGCAGACCGAAGTCCTGATCGTCCCGAGAGTGCACGGGGAGTACGCCGAGCTGGGCACTGTCGCGACCATCGAGCGCGTCGGCCGTGTCCCGGGCGGCAAGGCTGCCGTCCTGCTGCGCGCCACCCGGCGCGCCCGGATCGGCGACAACGGCGACGGTCCCGGCGCCGCCCGCTGGGTCCACACCGAACCCGTGGCCGAGATCGTCGGCGAGCAGGCGGGGACGCTGGCGGCCGAGTACAAGACCGTCGTGATCTCGATCCTCCAGCAGCGCGGCGGCTGGCAGATGATCGACGCGGTGCAGCAGATCGAGGATCCGTCCGCGATCGCCGACCTGGCCGGGAACTCGCCGTTCCTGAGCACCGGCCAGAAGCTGGAGCTGCTGCGCACGCTCGACGTCGCGGCGCGGCTGGAGAAGGCACTGGAGTGGAGCCGGGAGCACCTGGCCGAGGTCGAGGTGACCGACACGATCCGCAAGGACGTCGCCGAGGGCATGGAGAAGCAGCAGAAGGAGTTCCTGCTGCGCCGCCAGCTGGAGGCGATCCGCAAGGAGCTGGGCGAGCTGGACGGCACCGCCGACTCCGACGACTACCGCGCCCGCGTGGAGAAGGCCGACCTGCCCGAGCACGTCCGCACGGCCGCGCTGGCCGAGGTGGAGAAGCTGGAGCGCACCTCCGAGCAGTCTCCCGAGGGCGGCTGGATCCGGACCTGGCTGGACACGGTGCTGGAGCTGCCGTGGAACAACCGGACCACGGACGTGCACGACATCGCCGCGGCGCGCGCGGTGCTCGACGCCGACCACGCGGGTCTGGACGACGTGAAGGAACGGATCATCGAGTACCTGGCCGTGCGTGCCCGTCGCGCCGAAGCGGGCCAGGGCCAGGTCGGCGGGACGCATGGAGTAGAGACAGGGCGAAGCTCCGTTGAGGGCGGTGGTGGGCGACGGGCGGGAGCCGTGCTGGCGCTGGTCGGTCCTCCGGGTGTGGGCAAGACGTCGCTCGGTGAGTCGGTCGCGAAGGCGATGGGTCGCGAGTTCGTGCGTGTCGCGCTCGGCGGGATCCGGGACGAGGCGGAGATCCGCGGCCACCGGCGCACCTACGTCGGCGCGCTGCCCGGCCGCATCGTCCGCGCCGTCAAGGAAGCCGGTTCGATGAACCCGGTCGTCCTGCTCGACGAGGTCGACAAGGTGGGCGCCGACTACCGCGGCGACCCGACGGCGGCGCTGCTGGAGGTGCTCGACCCGGAGCAGAACCACACGTTCCGCGACCACTACCTCGAGGTCGAACTGGACCTGTCGGACGTGGTGTTCCTCGCCACGGCCAACGCGCTGGAGACCATTCCCGGCCCGCTGCTGGACCGCATGGAACTGGTCACGCTCGACGGCTACACCGAGCACGAGAAGGTCGTCATCGGCCGCGACCACTTGCTGCCGCGTGAGCTGGAGCGGGCCGGGCTGGGCCGCGACGACGTGCGGCTCACCGACGCGGCGCTGAGCCGGATCGCCGCCGAGTACACCCGCGAGGCAGGTGTGCGCGACGTGAACCGGACCATCGCGAAGGTGCTGCGCAAGATCGCGACCCGGGTCGCGCTGGACGAGGCGGCGCTGCCGCTGACCGTGGACGCGGCTGACCTGGAGACCTACCTGGGCCGCCCGCGGCACCTGCCGGAGTCGGCGCTGCCGGCGTCGACCCAGCGGACCGCGACGCCCGGCGTGGCGACCGGTCTCGCCGTGACCGGGGCGGGCGGTGACGTCCTCTACATCGAGGCATCGCTGGCCGATGCCGAATCGGGCGGCTCCGGGCTCACGGTCACCGGGCAGCTGGGTGACGTGATGAAGGAGTCCGTGCAGATCGCGCTGTCCTACCTGCGCTCGCGCGGCGCCGAGCTGGAACTTCCGGTCGGCGACCTGAAGGACCGGGGCGTGCACGTCCACGTGCCCGCGGGCGCGGTGCCCAAGGACGGCCCGTCGGCCGGGATCACGATGACCACGGCGCTGGCGTCGCTGCTGTCGGGCCGCGTGGTGCGGGCCGACGTGGCGATGACCGGCGAGGTGTCGCTGACCGGGCGCGTGCTGCCGATCGGCGGGGTCAAGCAGAAGCTGCTGGCCGCGCACCGGGCCGGGATGAAGACCGTGATCATCCCGCAGCGCAACGAACCGGACCTGGACGACGTCCCCGCGGACGTGCTGGCCCAGCTCGACGTGCACCCGGTGTCGAACGTGCGCGAGGTACTGGACCTGGCGCTGGCGCCTGCCACCACCCCCGTGGCCCAGGCCGCCTGA
- a CDS encoding ClpX C4-type zinc finger protein yields the protein MTATGARVLAACSFCMKPNTEVSALVAGPGVFICDGCVELCRQVIDANPGTMPQLAPWEQIDDVEEVLSALPRVARTADQVEHNLLDWVRRARALGASWARVGDALGMARQSAWERFSGDR from the coding sequence ATGACTGCGACCGGCGCACGAGTTCTGGCTGCGTGTTCCTTCTGCATGAAGCCCAACACCGAGGTTTCGGCCCTCGTGGCGGGACCGGGCGTGTTCATCTGTGACGGATGTGTGGAGTTGTGCCGTCAGGTGATCGACGCCAACCCCGGCACGATGCCGCAGCTCGCTCCGTGGGAGCAGATCGACGATGTCGAGGAGGTGCTGTCGGCGCTCCCCCGCGTCGCCAGGACCGCAGACCAGGTGGAGCACAACCTGTTGGACTGGGTCCGGCGGGCCCGCGCACTGGGCGCGAGCTGGGCCCGTGTCGGCGACGCGCTGGGCATGGCCAGGCAGTCGGCGTGGGAACGGTTCTCCGGCGACCGGTGA
- a CDS encoding DedA family protein — protein MDLHLAQAEPLGGLAGWAVSLMDSLGGLGAAVIVGLDNLFPPIPSELVLPLAGFSASQGTFSLLGALAWTTFGSVAGAVIVYCLGAWLGRERTRALLLRVPLVKASDFDRTEAWFARHGTKAVFFGRMVPIFRSLISLPAGIERMPFGRFLVLTTLGSLIWNTIFVVAGYLLGANWHIVNDYAGIFQYGVIAAVAIALVAFVITRLRNRERAAR, from the coding sequence ATGGATCTTCACCTTGCACAGGCCGAACCGCTCGGGGGACTCGCGGGCTGGGCCGTTTCGCTGATGGACTCACTCGGCGGCCTCGGCGCGGCCGTCATCGTCGGACTGGACAACCTGTTCCCGCCCATCCCCAGCGAGCTGGTGCTGCCGCTCGCCGGGTTCTCCGCGAGCCAGGGCACTTTCAGCCTGCTCGGCGCCCTGGCCTGGACCACGTTCGGCTCGGTGGCCGGCGCGGTCATCGTCTACTGCCTCGGCGCGTGGCTCGGCCGGGAGCGGACGCGCGCGCTGTTGCTGCGCGTCCCGCTGGTCAAGGCGTCCGACTTCGACCGCACCGAGGCGTGGTTCGCCAGGCACGGCACGAAGGCGGTGTTCTTCGGACGAATGGTGCCGATCTTCCGCAGTCTCATCTCGCTGCCCGCGGGGATCGAACGGATGCCGTTCGGCAGGTTCCTCGTGCTGACGACGCTGGGCAGCCTGATCTGGAACACGATCTTCGTCGTGGCCGGCTACCTGCTCGGCGCGAACTGGCACATCGTGAACGACTACGCCGGGATCTTCCAGTACGGCGTGATCGCGGCGGTCGCGATCGCGCTGGTGGCCTTCGTGATCACGCGACTGCGCAACCGCGAGCGCGCGGCCCGCTGA
- a CDS encoding sensor histidine kinase has protein sequence MPTVDLRHALRVTVGLALGALSAFAELAVAIVATLALVVPAARTAVFDVTCWFAELERSRLRRYLDHPTPPVYRDVRALRYLAVRSLAGGLGAGIFVLIGLGVATAGITAWRMLTGHPLGDDQDWYDMPVLLLMGALLIFLAVQGLIGVAALDRRLADHFFGPTKEERLRMRVAALTNSRAEVVEAVNDERRRIERDLHDGVQQRIVSLGMQLGRARRANDPERAQALLRQAHEETQLALQELRDVAWRVYPVALDEGGLGTALEALAERSSLPVRLRCELGDRVSRATETVAYFVASEAVTNAIKHSAANRIDIAVTRSGTMLTLTITDDGVGGAHIGGNGLSGLARRVGAADGRFVVDSPIGGPTTVAAVLPCA, from the coding sequence ATGCCCACAGTGGACCTCCGGCACGCGCTGCGTGTGACGGTGGGGCTCGCGCTCGGCGCGCTCAGCGCGTTCGCCGAGCTGGCCGTCGCCATCGTCGCCACGCTCGCGCTCGTCGTGCCCGCGGCGCGGACCGCGGTGTTCGACGTGACGTGCTGGTTCGCCGAGCTGGAACGATCCCGGCTGCGACGCTACCTGGACCACCCCACCCCCCCTGTCTACCGCGACGTCCGTGCCCTGCGCTATCTGGCGGTCCGCAGCCTGGCGGGCGGGCTCGGCGCCGGGATCTTCGTCCTGATCGGGCTGGGTGTGGCGACGGCGGGGATCACGGCATGGCGGATGCTCACCGGGCACCCGCTCGGCGACGACCAGGACTGGTACGACATGCCGGTCCTGCTCCTGATGGGCGCACTGCTGATCTTCCTGGCGGTGCAGGGGCTCATCGGCGTCGCCGCGCTCGACCGCAGGCTGGCCGACCACTTCTTCGGGCCGACGAAGGAGGAACGACTGCGGATGCGCGTCGCCGCGCTGACCAACAGCCGGGCCGAGGTCGTCGAGGCCGTCAACGACGAGCGACGGCGAATCGAGCGCGATCTGCACGACGGCGTCCAGCAGCGGATCGTGTCCCTGGGCATGCAGCTCGGCCGCGCGCGGAGGGCGAACGATCCCGAGCGGGCGCAGGCGCTGCTGCGTCAGGCACACGAGGAAACCCAGCTGGCGCTGCAGGAACTCCGGGATGTGGCGTGGCGGGTCTACCCGGTCGCGCTCGACGAGGGCGGGCTCGGCACGGCGCTCGAAGCCCTGGCGGAACGGTCGAGCCTCCCGGTACGGCTGAGGTGCGAGCTGGGCGACCGGGTGAGCCGGGCGACCGAGACGGTTGCCTACTTCGTGGCGTCCGAGGCCGTGACCAACGCGATCAAGCATTCGGCGGCGAACCGGATCGACATCGCGGTCACGCGGTCCGGCACGATGCTCACTCTGACCATCACAGACGACGGCGTGGGCGGCGCCCACATCGGGGGCAACGGCCTGTCCGGACTGGCCCGGCGCGTCGGCGCCGCGGACGGCCGGTTCGTTGTGGACAGTCCGATCGGCGGGCCGACGACCGTCGCGGCGGTGCTGCCGTGCGCGTGA